Below is a window of Plasmodium sp. gorilla clade G2 genome assembly, chromosome: 14 DNA.
ataaTACTTACTAGATTGTTAtcatattatgatataactaaataaaaaatacaaacatAAAGATTAAAGATCcccacaatatatataaaatgtttgtttattcttataaaaaaaaaaattgttcttgacaatacttttttttttttttttgaatatgtCTGAAATTATTTTGTCGATTTAAATGTTTTACAGGACAggggaaaatatatatacatatatatacatatttataaattattaattctttatatatatatatatagatatatttatatgtgcatatgataaatatataaatacatacatatatatatatatatacatatttttgtggataaatttttttttttttttaaatttgtaaaagaaaaaaaaaaaaatttatgaaaaatattatgatgaaaaatGGGTAACgctttaaataaattattaaaacattATAGAAAcgtcgaaaaaaaaaaaaatgaatataaatttgGTAAGATACTTGGATGTGGATCCTTTGGGTACGTTTACaaatacacataaaaaaaaataaaaataaaaataagaatatatatatatatatatatatatatatatatatatatgtgtatgtattATTACACGTAGTGATAtactaaaattttttatatttttatttttttattttttttattttttttatttttttattttttttatttttttattttttttattttttatattttttttatttttgtaggGTTGTGAGAGAATGTATTAACAAAATGACAAAAGAAGTGTATGCAGTGAAAATaattaagaaaaagaaaaaacacaAAAAGAGTTACAATTTTGAGAAAATGGTAAAAAATGAGATTAAATACTTGTCTATAATGAGtcatgaaaatattattaagttCAAAGACTTTtttgaagataaaaataagttTTATATAGTGTTAGAAAAATGTGAAGGAGgagaattattttataaagttgttaaaaataaatgtttgATGGAGAGTGAATCAGCTTTAATTGTTAGACAGGTGGATTATATTAGATGcaaaatataacatacataggaaaatatatatatatatatatatatatatatataaatatatatatccggacatatgtatattttattttattttattttatttcttatagaTTTGTTGTGCATTACAATACCTGCActcaaataatattatccaCAGGGACATAAAagtaagaaaataaaaatattatacatatatatatatatttatatgtatatacgcAGATTATCTATATTCAgttaatgtattatatattatatattatatcatatcatattattttttatatttatttttttaaaggcCGAAAATTTCCtcttcaaaaataaaaatacaaaaaatataaaacttaTAGATTTCGGAATGGCAAAAAgggtaaataataaaaaaaaaaaaaaatatacaatattatatatatatatatatatatatatatatatatatgtttatatttgtttattttattttattttttttttttttttgttcaggTTAATTGTGAATATCTAACCGAATTGTG
It encodes the following:
- a CDS encoding calcium-dependent protein kinase, putative, whose translation is MGNALNKLLKHYRNVEKKKNEYKFGKILGCGSFGVVRECINKMTKEVYAVKIIKKKKKHKKSYNFEKMVKNEIKYLSIMSHENIIKFKDFFEDKNKFYIVLEKCEGGELFYKVVKNKCLMESESALIVRQICCALQYLHSNNIIHRDIKAENFLFKNKNTKNIKLIDFGMAKRVNCEYLTELCGSPHYISPELIRKKYTMSSDIWALGVMVFFMLTGKYPFEGKNTPKVVDEILNKNINWKGKEFSSLSIEAVDFLKRLLERNEKKRLTAYQALNHPWITSQVG